The genomic interval CAAGATGTCAAAATTCTGTTTCCTAGTTTATTAATCATCTGCACAATGCTAAATCTACCTTGCCTCGTCTTGCTTTGTTTATTTTCTGGTTTCTACATATCTTTACACTGTCTGCGTATGAAAAATTAACTCAGGTGATACCAAATACTAGACAAACATAGATTGACATGTGGACCAAATGTTCCTATATATAACTTGCTTGATTGCATAAAATTGCCTGGTCAGGGGATAGTGTTTGGAGCACACAAATCTTGCTGCACACAGAAGCCTGTGCCAAATACTAAAAAACATTCTTAAATCACAAAAGTTTATAGCAACACATGTTCATTGTTTCATTTAGTCTGTTTTAATGTCAATGCCTGTAGTTTGCATTGGACTTTATATATggatttataattttgatacCCGGATAGATAATAATGATGGAAAAATACCGAAGTTAGGGGAATTAGTATAAGAAAGAAGGAAGATCAGTAGGGAAGTAAGAACGATGAGGACTAGAAACCACTCTTTCTAATTAAACTTGATGTTCTAAACTAAGAGGCTGATCTTTTGAATAAAACATTTGACGTTCAATCACGACCATTTTTGAAAACATATGTATGATTTGTTATTTATATATCTTGCTGCACACAGAAGTCTGTGCCAAATACTAAAAAACATTCTTAAATCACAAAGTTTACAGCAACACATGTTCATTGTTTCATGTAGTCTATTTTAATGTCAATGCCTGTAGTTTCCTGACAATAAATAACAAATCATATATATGTTTTCAGGTACATCATGATATGAGTGCTCCGTTGTCACATTATTTCATGTATACGGGACACAATTCCTATCTGACTGGGAATCAACTTACCAGTGATAGCAGTGACGAGCCAATTATAGAGGCTTTGAAACAAGGTGTACGAGTAATTGAACTAGATTTATGGCCATCTAAATCTTCAACTAAAGATGGTATTAAAGTGGTTCATGGAAGGTACTAGTTGGTTATTAAAGCCATATATAGTGAGAGTTCTTAGCagaggaaaaaaaaaggaataagtAGTTCATCTTATAGAGTTGGATGATTGTTTTCTTACATATATTGTTTATGAATGCAGGACTTTTACCACTCCAATCTCCGTACGCACATGTCTGCAATCCATAAAGAAATATGCCTTTTATAAATCAGATTACCCAGTAATTCTTACTTTGGAAGACCACCTAAAACCAAAACATCAGGATAAATTTGCAGAAGTAAGCACTCATTGCAATCACCCtctaaataagaaaacaaaaactatgGATCTTGACAAttttttgatttctttttcaccatttgtttttttctctattCATGCAGATGGCATCTGAAATACTTGGAGAAATTCTTTATTGTCCGCAGAcagattctttgacagaattCCCCTCACCAGAATCATTGAGAAACCGGATAATTATATCAACCAAACCACCAAAGGAAAATCAGCAATCTGATAATATCAGCAAAAGAAAAGCTGGGTCAAATGGATTTGAATTCCCTGACAAAGAATCATGGGGACAAGAAGAATCATGGGGACGAGAAGAATCATGGGGACTGGAATTGTCAGATTCCGTGGCTAAACTGAAAACTGGGGACAAGGTGAGAGAAAAATACTTTCATCACTTTTAAACAAGGTATAAAAGTGAAATTTGAATTGTTAGTCCTTTGAATTCACGTTTTCTCTTTTGACAGAGGAATGCAAGTGATGGAGATCGGGAAAATATAAACACAAGCGATAACATTCCAAACCAACTCGGTGTGTCTCGATACAAACACTTGATCACAATCCAGGGTGGGAAAGCAAAAGGTTCTATGAAGGATCAATTGAAAGATGACATTAAAGTTAGACGGCTTAGTTTGAGTGAGAAGAAACTAAAAAGTGCTTCTGAGTCTCATGGAGCTGACCTCATTAGGTACCTCTCAAACTTATCTGAACATTAGCAGTAGCTGAAGAGATGATCAGCATTTCTCTACCTGACAAAGTTTGACAGAAATTGTTATCCTTTCCAGGTTCACACAGAAAAATATCCTCAGGGTTTTTCCTAAAGGAGAACGTGTCAAATCCTCAAATTTCAGGCCCCATTTAGGGTGGATGTACGGAGCTCAGATGGTTGCATTCAATATGCAGGTTGGAAATTTATGACAAATCAATAAAGCAAAGTCTTAGATAAAATGGTGTCTCGGCACATTGACTTTTATGTCATGGTGCTTGTGCAATCTAATATGCATATTGAAGTAGTACTGAGTCGCGTGATTGTTATAAAAAATGTGTCAAGGAGTATTTTTTTACCTAAAAGCTTAAGCTCTTTAAGCTCTAACAAAATGTTGTTATCCAAATATCATATGTTTACAGTACTAGAAAGATCAGGAATATTAACACTTGTTGTCTTGTGACAGGGGCATGGCAAATCACTTCGGTTGATGCAGGGAATGTTCAGAGCAAATGGAGGGTGTGGTTATGTTAAAAAGCCTGAATTTATAATCCGAACACTTCCACATGACGAGGTGTTTGATCCTAAAAAGCCACTGCCAGTGAAGGAGATCTTAAAAGTAAGCATATTCTTATTCACTTTGCTAAAAGGAAATTGAGTTGTTTCATAACATCTGTACATTTTCATATTCAACAACAGGTAAAAGTCTACAAAGGAGATGGTTGGAATTTAGATTTCAGTCCAACACACTTTGATCGATTCTCTCCACCAGACTTTTACACAAAGGTCAGTTACACAAATATTTGATAGATTTGGAGCAATATTATTGTAAACTCAGGTTAACCTAAT from Phaseolus vulgaris cultivar G19833 chromosome 1, P. vulgaris v2.0, whole genome shotgun sequence carries:
- the LOC137815072 gene encoding phosphoinositide phospholipase C 6-like — encoded protein: MKPEKNKGSLSKGRVRMKIEAFKIRMLSLLTKKDEVYKAETPLDLKEAFSKFARGGNRMNKSQLLQFIVEHQGENICSEEDLDKIIEKYLLVGSCSSSSKTRFTRTPDVYKKQGLSLSDFIDFLLQHDFNAVLNDEVHHDMSAPLSHYFMYTGHNSYLTGNQLTSDSSDEPIIEALKQGVRVIELDLWPSKSSTKDGIKVVHGRTFTTPISVRTCLQSIKKYAFYKSDYPVILTLEDHLKPKHQDKFAEMASEILGEILYCPQTDSLTEFPSPESLRNRIIISTKPPKENQQSDNISKRKAGSNGFEFPDKESWGQEESWGREESWGLELSDSVAKLKTGDKRNASDGDRENINTSDNIPNQLGVSRYKHLITIQGGKAKGSMKDQLKDDIKVRRLSLSEKKLKSASESHGADLIRFTQKNILRVFPKGERVKSSNFRPHLGWMYGAQMVAFNMQGHGKSLRLMQGMFRANGGCGYVKKPEFIIRTLPHDEVFDPKKPLPVKEILKVKVYKGDGWNLDFSPTHFDRFSPPDFYTKVCIVGVPGDCVKKKTSVKVDTWYPVWDEELKFELRVPELALLRIEVKDKDKGKDDFAGQTCLPVSELRQGFRSVPLFDPKGRKFKSVKLLMRFKIETLDKL